One stretch of Zingiber officinale cultivar Zhangliang chromosome 6B, Zo_v1.1, whole genome shotgun sequence DNA includes these proteins:
- the LOC121990641 gene encoding auxin-responsive protein IAA2-like yields MAEEYKRGEWNTYAAAVDEKLELRLGLPGGEHWSAVQEKRELPIDPSLSLGHISKLPKSNYVAASSATKRGSTSPVVSKTEAFRQHKQLGFRQSQGKGTDSFQKTNGNTEQQQQQSLVGKSKNSTIVQIDSHSRIMPAPVVGWPPIRSSRKNLAGAAKLPIEFQNGNSEVLKKCENERKCLFVKINMDGIPIGRKVDLLAYDSYDKLSMAVDDLFRDLMAEKLVITTGLLDGRGENTLVYEDDEGDEMLVGDVPWEMFVSSAKRLRVLKSCDLSASSVNVFVSGRGRKARANVP; encoded by the exons ATGGCGGAGGAGTATAAACGTGGAGAATGGAACACCTACGCCGCCGCTGTGGACGAAAAGCTAGAACTAAGGCTTGGCCTCCCTGGAGGTGAACACTGGTCGGCGGTgcaggagaagagagagcttccTATTGATCCTTCTCTCTCTCTCGGACACATCTCCAAGCTTCCCAAGAGCAACTACGTTGCTGCTTCCTCTGCAACCAAAAGAGGCTCAACGAGTCCAGTTGTTTCCAAAACGGAAG CTTTTCGCCAGCACAAACAGCTTGGATTCCGCCAATCGCAGGGCAAAGGAacagattcatttcagaaaaCAAATGGAAACAcagagcagcagcagcagcagagcCTTGTGGGGAAGTCCAAGAATTCCACTATAGTGCAAATCGATTCTCATTCAAG AATTATGCCAGCACCTGTTGTTGGTTGGCCTCCCATCCGCTCATCCAGAAAGAATCTTGCTGGAGCTGCTAAATTGCCGATTGAGTTTCAAAATGGGAACTCCGAAGTTCTAAAGAAGTGCGAGAATGAGAGGAAATGCCTGTTTGTGAAAATTAACATGGATGGCATACCCATTGGAAGAAAAGTAGACTTGTTGGCATATGATAGCTACGATAAGCTCTCAATGGCTGTTGACGATCTCTTCCGAGACCTCATGGCAG AAAAACTTGTGATTACTACTGGCTTATTAGATGGCCGTGGGGAAAACACTCTGGTTTACGAAGACGATGAAGGGGACGAGATGCTGGTTGGTGATGTTCCATGGGA AATGTTTGTTTCCTCGGCCAAGAGACTACGAGTTTTGAAGAGCTGTGATCTCTCTGCATCATCAGTAAATGTGTTTGTTTCAGGAAGAGGGAGAAAGGCAAGAGCAAATGTGCCTTGA